The following are encoded in a window of Massilia sp. R2A-15 genomic DNA:
- the trpB gene encoding tryptophan synthase subunit beta produces the protein MKAAPERGPAAPLFQTTDYQLPDARGHFGPYGGSFVAETLSHALAELSEAYAKYSHDPEFLDEFRYELKHFVGRPSPIYHARRWSEQIGGAQIYFKREDLNHTGAHKINNVIGQALLAKRMGKPRIIAETGAGQHGVATATICARFGLECVIYMGSEDVRRQAQNVYRMKLLGATVVPVESGSKTLKDALNEAMRDWVTNIENTFYIIGTVAGPHPYPMMVRDFQSVIGEECLEQMPEMTGRQPDYVLACIGGGSNAMGIFYPYIDQKDVKLIGVEAAGEGIESGKHAASLSAGIAGVLHGNRTYLLQDANGQIIETHSVSAGLDYPGVGPEHAWLKDLGRAQYVSITDDEALAAFHDCCHIEGIIPALESSHAIAYATKLAATLPKDQIILVNLSGRGDKDMHTVAERMGLDFS, from the coding sequence ATGAAAGCAGCTCCTGAACGCGGCCCGGCCGCGCCATTGTTCCAGACCACCGACTACCAGCTTCCCGACGCCCGCGGCCACTTCGGCCCCTACGGCGGCTCCTTCGTCGCCGAGACGCTCAGCCACGCGCTGGCCGAGCTGAGCGAAGCGTACGCCAAGTACAGCCACGACCCCGAATTTCTCGACGAGTTTCGCTATGAGCTCAAGCACTTCGTCGGACGTCCTTCGCCGATCTACCACGCCAGGCGCTGGTCCGAGCAGATCGGCGGCGCGCAGATCTACTTCAAGCGCGAAGACCTGAACCACACGGGCGCCCACAAGATCAACAACGTGATCGGCCAGGCGCTGCTGGCCAAACGCATGGGCAAGCCGCGCATCATCGCCGAAACCGGCGCCGGCCAGCACGGCGTGGCCACCGCCACCATCTGCGCTCGCTTCGGCCTCGAATGCGTGATCTACATGGGCAGCGAGGACGTCAGGCGCCAGGCGCAGAACGTGTACCGCATGAAGCTCCTGGGCGCCACCGTGGTGCCGGTCGAATCGGGCTCGAAGACGCTCAAGGACGCCCTCAACGAAGCGATGCGCGACTGGGTCACCAACATCGAAAACACCTTCTACATCATCGGCACCGTAGCCGGCCCGCACCCGTATCCGATGATGGTGCGCGACTTCCAGTCGGTGATCGGCGAGGAGTGCCTGGAGCAGATGCCCGAGATGACGGGGCGCCAGCCCGACTACGTGCTGGCCTGTATCGGCGGCGGCTCCAACGCGATGGGGATTTTTTATCCCTACATCGACCAGAAGGACGTCAAGCTGATCGGCGTCGAAGCGGCCGGCGAGGGGATCGAATCGGGCAAGCACGCCGCCTCGCTGTCCGCCGGCATCGCGGGTGTTTTGCACGGCAACCGCACCTATCTGCTGCAGGACGCGAACGGCCAGATCATCGAGACGCATTCGGTGTCGGCCGGCCTCGATTATCCCGGCGTGGGTCCGGAGCATGCGTGGCTGAAGGACCTGGGGCGCGCGCAATACGTGTCGATCACCGACGACGAGGCGCTGGCCGCGTTCCACGACTGCTGCCACATCGAGGGCATCATCCCGGCGCTCGAATCGTCGCACGCGATCGCTTACGCGACCAAGCTGGCGGCCACGCTGCCGAAGGACCAGATCATCCTGGTGAATTTATCCGGCCGCGGCGACAAGGACATGCACACCGTGGCAGAGAGGATGGGGCTCGATTTCAGCTGA
- a CDS encoding phosphoribosylanthranilate isomerase, with amino-acid sequence MHRTRIKICGITREEDVRAAVQAGADALGFVFYAPSPRYVTAQQAGALIAALPPFVTPVALFVNATLDEVVEVARHAPFALLQFHGDETPEQCAAIAAAVGRPFMRVFRMKPDTSAADLLEYEHQYRAASPLFSSLLLDTFVDAYGGAGKVFDWSLIPKELAPRAVLSGGLSVNNATDAVVRVRPFAVDISSGVEAQKGIKDARKIAAFIDAVRAADATYESDNPHESSS; translated from the coding sequence ATGCACCGTACCCGTATCAAAATCTGCGGGATCACCCGCGAAGAAGATGTCCGCGCCGCCGTCCAGGCGGGCGCCGACGCGCTCGGCTTCGTGTTCTACGCGCCCAGCCCACGCTACGTCACCGCGCAGCAGGCTGGCGCGCTGATCGCGGCGCTGCCGCCGTTCGTCACGCCGGTGGCCCTGTTCGTCAACGCGACTCTCGACGAGGTGGTGGAAGTGGCGCGTCACGCGCCGTTCGCGCTGCTGCAGTTCCACGGCGACGAGACGCCCGAACAGTGCGCCGCCATCGCCGCCGCTGTCGGGCGCCCCTTCATGCGCGTGTTCCGGATGAAGCCCGACACGTCTGCAGCCGATTTGCTAGAATATGAGCATCAATACCGCGCCGCCAGTCCCTTGTTCTCGAGCCTGTTGCTCGACACCTTTGTGGACGCCTACGGTGGGGCAGGAAAGGTTTTTGATTGGTCTCTCATCCCAAAAGAGCTCGCGCCTCGGGCCGTTTTAAGTGGTGGCTTGAGCGTAAACAACGCGACTGACGCGGTCGTACGTGTTCGTCCCTTCGCCGTCGACATCAGCAGTGGTGTCGAAGCGCAGAAGGGCATCAAGGACGCCCGCAAGATAGCCGCCTTCATCGATGCGGTGCGGGCGGCAGACGCCACCTACGAAAGCGACAATCCTCATGAAAGCAGCTCCTGA
- the truA gene encoding tRNA pseudouridine(38-40) synthase TruA — protein sequence MKRIALGVQYDGSPWSGYQKQLDKNTVQDRLEIALREFGRTDFATTCAGRTDTGVHALEQVVHFDTDLTRDMQSWVRGVNAFLPDSIAVRWASEIPHDPEHEFHARFSARARTYHYVLYNNPVRSPLLVGRAGWTFRPLDLERMREAAQHLVGIHDFSAFRSSQCQAKSPIKQMHEVSVERRGEALVFTLRANAFLHHMVRNLIGSLIYVGNGRHSPSWLADVLAGRDRNDAAPTFMPDGLYLAKIDYDPKWGLPQEAVSPLPWF from the coding sequence TTGAAACGGATAGCACTCGGCGTCCAGTATGACGGGTCGCCCTGGAGCGGCTACCAGAAACAGCTAGATAAAAACACCGTGCAGGACCGGCTCGAAATCGCGTTGCGCGAATTCGGCCGGACCGACTTCGCCACCACCTGCGCCGGCCGCACCGACACCGGTGTCCACGCGCTCGAACAGGTGGTTCACTTCGACACCGACCTCACGCGCGACATGCAGTCGTGGGTGCGCGGCGTGAACGCCTTCCTGCCCGACTCGATCGCGGTGCGCTGGGCCAGCGAAATCCCCCACGATCCGGAGCACGAATTCCACGCGCGCTTCTCGGCGCGGGCGCGCACCTATCACTACGTCCTCTACAACAACCCGGTACGCTCGCCGCTGCTGGTGGGCCGCGCCGGCTGGACCTTCCGCCCGCTCGACCTCGAGCGCATGCGCGAGGCGGCCCAGCACCTGGTCGGCATCCACGACTTCTCGGCGTTCCGCTCCTCGCAGTGCCAGGCCAAGTCGCCCATCAAGCAGATGCACGAGGTGTCGGTGGAGCGGCGCGGCGAGGCGCTGGTGTTTACGCTGCGCGCCAACGCCTTCCTGCATCACATGGTGCGCAACCTGATCGGGTCCCTGATCTACGTCGGCAACGGGCGCCATTCGCCGTCCTGGCTGGCCGACGTGCTGGCGGGGCGCGACCGCAACGACGCCGCGCCCACATTCATGCCCGACGGCCTGTACCTGGCCAAAATAGATTACGATCCGAAGTGGGGACTGCCGCAGGAAGCGGTCAGCCCCTTGCCCTGGTTCTGA